One part of the Arabidopsis thaliana chromosome 4, partial sequence genome encodes these proteins:
- a CDS encoding Methylthiotransferase (Methylthiotransferase; FUNCTIONS IN: 4 iron, 4 sulfur cluster binding, iron-sulfur cluster binding, transferase activity, catalytic activity; INVOLVED IN: RNA modification, tRNA modification; LOCATED IN: chloroplast, cytoplasm; EXPRESSED IN: 22 plant structures; EXPRESSED DURING: 13 growth stages; CONTAINS InterPro DOMAIN/s: Methylthiotransferase (InterPro:IPR005839), tRNA-i(6)A37 modification enzyme MiaB (InterPro:IPR006463), Methylthiotransferase, conserved site (InterPro:IPR020612), Elongator protein 3/MiaB/NifB (InterPro:IPR006638), Methylthiotransferase, N-terminal (InterPro:IPR013848), Radical SAM (InterPro:IPR007197), Deoxyribonuclease/rho motif-related TRAM (InterPro:IPR002792); BEST Arabidopsis thaliana protein match is: Methylthiotransferase (TAIR:AT1G72090.1); Has 15610 Blast hits to 15591 proteins in 2425 species: Archae - 356; Bacteria - 9631; Metazoa - 288; Fungi - 1; Plants - 108; Viruses - 0; Other Eukaryotes - 5226 (source: NCBI BLink).) translates to MASSSLSSLSSILSNPHGCSLCFKASTQRCFALRFLSSKATHASSSSSSALLPRCRSSTHRLTQKPINRKKGFSLNLSRSFSISQIASSGKFDGPSLHQFVSNAQAHASLTTPETESESTLDSDIASKGRIYHETYGCQMNINDMEIVLAIMKNSGYKEVVTDPESAEVIFVNTCAIRENAEQRVWQRLNYFWFLKREWKVNAATGRAKSLKPPKVVVLGCMAERLKDKILDSDKMVDVVCGPDAYRDLPRLLEEVDYGQKGINTLLSLEETYADISPVRISENSITAFVSVMRGCNNMCAFCIVPFTRGRERSRPVESIIREVGELWESGVKEVTLLGQNVNSYNDDSADRESGANWEYSEGFSSRCKVKNMGLRFADLLDRLSVEFPEMRFRFTSPHPKDYPDELLYLMRDRHNICNLIHLPAQSGNSRILEQMRRGYTREAYLDLVKKIRSIIPDVAITSDFITGFCGETEEEHQETLSLVRAVGYDMAYMFAYSMREKTHAHRNYTDDVPEEVKQRRLTELIDAFRETTGPCYDSQVGSTQLVLVEGPNKRAPETELIGKTDKGHRVSFVTKPLFDKACLLDGDDLKRNPGIGDFVEVQIEKSTRASLFGEALAISKMSLFHDVGVVDAVVASCAS, encoded by the exons CACCCATCGTCTCACACAGAAACCGATCAATAGGAAGAAGGGATTTTCCTTAAATCTTTCTAGAAGCTTCTCTATTTCTCAAATTGCTAGTTCCGGTAAGTTTGATGGTCCAAGCCTCCACCAGTTCGTCTCCAACGCTCAAGCACACGCTTCTCTTACCACTCCCGAAACTGAATCTGA AAGCACACTAGATTCTGACATTGCATCAAAAGGTCGGATTTATCACGAAACATATGGATGTCAGATGAACATAAACGACATGGAGATAGTCCTTGCGATAATGAAAAACTCTGGTTATAAAGAAGTAGTGACGGATCCTGAGAGCGCAGAAGTCATTTTCGTAAACACTTGTGCTATCAGAGAAAATGCAGAGCAAAGAGTATGGCAAAGACTTAACTACTTTTGGTTCTTAAAACGAGAATGGAAAGTAAATGCTGCTACAGGAAGAGCAAAATCTCTCAAACCTCctaaagttgttgttttgggATGTATGGCTGAAAGATTAAAGGACAAGATTCTAGATTCTGATAAAATGGTTGATGTTGTTTGTGGTCCTGATGCTTATAGAGATCTCCCGAGGCTATTGGAAGAAGTAGACTATGGTCAAAAAGGAATCAacactcttctttctctagAAGAGACTTATGCTGACATATCCCCTGTCCGAATCTCTGAAAACTCAATTACCgcttttgtttctgttatGAGAGGCTGCAACAACATGTGTGCTTTCTGCATTGTTCCGTTTACCAGAGGCAGAGAGCGATCACGTCCTGTAGAATCTATAATCCGCGAGGTTGGGGAGTTGTGGGAATCGGGTGTGAAAGAAGTTACGCTTTTAGGGCAAAATGTGAACAGCTATAACGATGATTCAGCTGATCGTGAGTCAGGTGCTAACTGGGAATACAGTGAGGGATTCTCGAGCCGGTGTAAAGTTAAAAACATGGGTTTGCGATTTGCTGATCTCTTGGACCGACTCTCTGTAGAGTTTCCAGAGATGCGGTTTAGGTTTACATCGCCTCATCCTAAAGATTACCCTGACGAGTTGCTGTATTTGATGAGAGATAGACATAATATCTGCAATCTCATCCATCTTCCTGCACAATCTGGTAATAGCAGAATACTAGAACAAATGCGTAGAGGTTACACCAGAGAAGCTTATTTGGATCTTGTTAAAAAGATTCGGAGTATTATACCAGATGTGGCTATAACCAGCGACTTTATAACTG GCTTCTGTggagaaactgaagaagagCATCAAGAAACCCTAAGCTTGGTGAGAGCAGTTGGATACGATATGGCGTATATGTTTGCATACAGCATGAGAGAAAAGACACATGCTCATCGCAACTACACAGACGACGTTCCAGAGGAGGTGAAACAGAGACGTTTAACAGAACTCATCGACGCATTCCGCGAAACAACAGGTCCGTGTTATGACTCTCAGGTAGGATCAACTCAGTTAGTTCTCGTCGAAGGACCAAACAAGAGAGCGCCTGAGACAGAACTCATTGGAAAAACTGATAAAGGACACAGAGTTTCGTTTGTCACGAAGCCTCTGTTTGATAAAGCGTGTCTTCTTGATGGTGATGATCTGAAGAGGAATCCTGGAATTGGGGATTTTGTTGAGGTTCAGATAGAGAAATCAACGAGGGCATCGTTGTTTGGGGAAGCTCTCGCGATTAGTAAAATGTCCTTGTTTCACGATGTTGGTGTCGTCGATGCTGTTGTTGCGTCTTGTGCAAGTTAA